AGGGAGAGAGAAAGTAGTCGGGATCGTCGACCAGGCTTTTGTAGCCCCGGCCCTGGGCCCGATAGCGCAGGAAAATTTGCCAGGGACGCGCTTCGGCAAGACCGCGAATTTCGGCATCCTCAATGAGGGCCGCGCGCTGAATGCCGGTTTGCTCTGCCGGGACAGGTGCGGCGAAGAGCAGGATGGCGCAGATCGAGACGCAAAAAAAGTATGCGAAGCTTGAGGCTTCGCATACTTTTTTAGTTTTTCCACGGGCAAAAAATGACATTAATGGGTCAGCAGAGCAGCATTGTCGATCACTTCAGCCATGACGACGTTTTCGGAGGTGAAAACCTGAGCGAAATTTTGCTGAAGGGAGGCGGCGAACTCGGCGCGCTGATCCGCAGGTACCTGCATGAGCTCGGCGAATGCGTCCAGGGTCTCGCCGCTGCCGGCGGCGATGTCCATGGCCAGGGCATCCATGTTGTGTGCGACGAACTGCTTCATTTCGGCGCTGCCGGTGACCCAGATGGGATCGCCGCAATTGAGGGTGCCGGTGGTGATGCCAAAGGTCTGGTTACCGAAAGTTCCGTTGGTGGTGGCGGCAAAAATCTGCACGCCGCCCGGCTGATCTTTGAAGAGCACGGAACCGAGCCCGCAACCTGCGGTGCCGTAAGGATCCGCGAAAGCAAAGGACGAAACGGCAACCATGGTTGCTGCTGCGCATACCGATACGATCAGTTTTTTCATATATGACCTCCTATGGGGTTATTGCATGAGGAAACGCCACCATAGCGTTTCCCCAGCTTGAACATCGTTTGTCTAGAACTGCCATAAAAAAAACGTATGGTGGAAATCTACTTGGTATTTTTGATTTGTCAACATTGGATGTGTCGACGACTGGCTAAGGATCGGAGTCCTTTCGAGCTTCTCGGCAAGCCACATCTTGATAATCGCCTGGCGAGGCACCCCGAGTCGAATGTGAATTAAAAGACCAATTCACATTAGCCAAGCGGGTCAGAGAAAACCCTGACCGTCAGCAGGTAAGCCACTGGGTTACAAGTACAGCATTGATGTGCTGAGGGAGGTTCTAGAATGAACTCCAGGGGGATGATCAGCCTTTCATCAACCTGCTGTCGAGCATGGTGTGGGAAGGGCAGCGCGATTACCTGCGTTTGCTGGAAAGTCTGGAGGAATAAGGGACGATGAAACTCTCCTACCTTGAAGACTTCGATTCGTAAATCCGGGCCATCCAGTTGCTGGGCACATTCGGCTGGTCCTACCTCAGCCGCGAAGAAGATCTGGCTCTCCGCAACGGGCGCCTCGACCAGGTTGTTCTGACCGGTATCCTCAAACCCTGGCTGGAGGAATACAACCGCATCGAAGTTAAGGGAGAAAGCCACCTTTTCACCTAAGCCAACATCACTGAAGGCATCCGCCGCCTGACCGACGAGCCGTTCGACGGCCTGATCCGCACCAACGAGAAGATTTATCACCTTTGGCACGAGCCTCGACCAGACCATCGGCGGTGACCGCAAGGGAGACTAAGCTGGCCGATGCTTATCGCGAAGCCCGTGAGTATTTCGACGAGATCTGGGGTGCTGGCGGATCCTGTTATGAGGGTATGGTGTATAACCCAAAAAATACCCCCCAAAAAAACTCTGGCTGTCAACGGATTGAGATGGACGGGATAGGGCAGCAGATACAGAAAAACCCGCTATTTCTAGCGGGTTTCCTGGTTATCTTTAGACTGCTTTGGATTGTCTGTTGGTGCCGAAGGCGAGACTCGAACTCGCACGACCAATTGGTCACCACCCCCTCAAGATGGCGTGTCTACCAGTTCCACCACTTCGGCGAACGGATTGTCTTTATACTGATTCAGTTTCCTGTTGTCAATAAAAAATCAGAGGTTTAATTATCAGCCGCTGGAGGCGTTTCGATGGGAGCTGCTTCCTGGGTCGGAACCGTGCCCGGAGGCAAAGGCTGCTCGGGAATCGGCATGACTTGCTGCGTCGGCGTCACGATCTCGGGCATAATGCTCCCGGCATCCGGGCGACCGGAAAAGTAAGAGAGAGTCAGGCTGGTCAGCATGAAAATCACTGCCGCGGCACCGGTCAGCTTGCCGAGAAAACTGCCTGCTCCGGCGGCGCCGAAAACTGTGCCGCTTGATCCTGCGCCGAAGGATGCACCGATACTGGCGCCCTTTCCGGGTTGCAGCAGGACGATGATAATTATGGCGAAGCTGACGAGAATGTGCAGAAAAATCAGAAACGTGGTCATTGGTAAAACTTACTCCCATCGAAGTTTGGCGTTGAACCGGGCAAAACTATCACAGAACGCAAGGGGAGAAAAGGAGAAAATCACATTTTTTCAAAACGGGCGATGCGAATGAAGTCCGCGGCCTTAAGGCTGGCTCCACCGACCAGGGTGCCGTCGATGTCTGTTTGTGCCATCAGGCCATCGACATTGTCGGGTTTGACGCTGCCACCATAGAGGATGCGGACCTGTTCGGCGACAGGTGTGCTGAACAGGCCGGCGAGCAGACCGCGCACAAACGCATGCGCTTCCTGCGCCTGGTCCGTGCTTGCAACCTTGCCGGTGCCGATGGCCCAGACGGGTTCGTAGGCGACGACGACCTTGAACATCTCGGTTTCACTCAGGCCGTTAAGTCCGACCGTCACCTGACGCTTGAGTACGTCCATCATTTCATCCTTTTCCCGCTCCTCCAGGGTCTCGCCGATACAGAAAATGGGAATCAGGTCTTCAGCAAGAACCGCTTTGAGCTTGCGGTTGATCAATTCATCGTTTTCGCCGAAAAGCTGACGGCGTTCCGAGTGGCCGACGATGACATGGGAGCAGCCGGCATCTTTTAGCAGGGCAGGGGAAACTTCGCCGGTGAACGCGCCGCTGTTCTCACAGTAACAGTTCTGTGCCGCCAGGGCGATGTTGGAAGACTTCACAGCCTGGGCAACCGGCACCAAGGCGGTGAAGACCGGCGCCACCACGATCTCGATGTCCGTTTTGTCTGCCAGATCCTTTTTCAGTGCTTCGATCAGGTCGAGCGCCTCAGGAATGGTTTTATGAAGTTTCCAGTTTCCTGCGATCAAGGGTTTGCGCATGAGTTTTCTCCCTCAGGGAAAGACGGCGGGGTGGTCCACGCGGACCACCTCCAAAATGGAATACAGAAAGTAACCGTGCAGCAGGCACCGCAGGCTGCAGCAAAAACTTGCCTGGGGCTCAAACATTTGCCGCAGCACTCAACCGCCGCAACCTGCGGCACTGTCGGGCATCGCAGCGGATTAGATACTACAGAAGTTCAGAGATTGCGTCATTTATTCGTTAAGGCCGCCACGCCGGGCAGGTCCTTGCCCTCCAGCAACTCCAGCGAGGCGCCTCCGCCTGTGGAGATATGGCTCATTTTATCTTCAAGACCTGCTTTTTTGACGGCCGAAACCGAGTCGCCGCCGCCGATGATCGTGGTGGCTTTGGCTTCAGCCAGGGTGCGGGCCACGGCAAAAGTGCCTTTGGCAAAGGCGTCGAACTCGAAGACTCCCATGGGACCGTTCCAGACGACGGTCGCGGCTTCGCGCAAGGCTTTCTCGTACCCGGAGATGGTCAGCGGGCCGATGTCGAGAGCCATCCAGTCCGGCTCAAAGTCGGTGTTATCGCAGATTTTATGATCGGCGTCGGCTTTGAATTCACGGGCAATGACGTGATCCTGCGGCAGAAGCAGGTTGACGCCCTTTTGCTTGGCTTGTTCCACGAGACGACCGGCGAGTTCAATGCGGTCTTCTTCGACAAGAGATTTGCCGACATCGACGCCCTGAGATCTGAGAAAAGTGTAGGCCATGCCGCCGCCGATGATCAGGGTATCGACCTTGTTGAGCAGGTTTTCGATGACCGAAATTTTGTCGCTGACCTTGGCTCCGCCGATAACGGCGACAAAAGGCCGTTTGGGGTCGGCCAGGGCTCCGCTCAGGTACTCAAGTTCCTTGCCCATGAGGTACCCGGCGACGGCGGGTTGCAGCAGGCGTGCGACGCCTTCGGTGGAAGCGTGAGCGCGATGAGCTGTGCCAAACGCATCGTTGACGTAAATATCGGCCAGTTGCGCAAGTTCACGAGAAAATGCGGAGTCGTTTTTTTCTTCGCCAGGATGAAAGCGCATGTTTTCAAGGAGCAGCACGTCACCGTCGTTCATTTCATTCGTGAGGGCGATGACTGTGGGGCCGACGCAGTCCTTGGCCATGGCGACCGGGCGACCAAGGAGTTTGGCAAGATAGGGGGCGACAGGGGCCAGGCTGTATTTGTCTTCTGGCTTGCCCTTGGGGCGGCCGAGGTGAGAGGCGAGAATCAGCCGGCCGCCATGATCGACAATATAGCGCAGCGTCGGCAGGGCCGCCGTGATGCGCGTATCGTCCTCGATCTCCTGGCGGTCGTTGAGGGGCACATTGAAATCGACACGGCAGAACACCCGTTTGCCGCTGAAATCAACATCTTCAAGAGTCATTTTGCGTGACATGCCAAGCTACCTCCATAACATAACGAAAGAAGGGGAGGGTCCTGGTTTTCGACCCGCCCCTTCGACACGGGAGCAACGATAGAAAGATTATTTTGTCGCGATCAATTTGGTCAGATCGAGAACGCGACAAGAATAGCCCCACTCATTGTCATACCAGGACATGACCTTGACCAGGTTGCCGGCGATGACGTTGGTGGAAAGAGCATCGACGCTCGATGACGCAGAGCTACCATTGAAATCGCGCGATACCAGGGGTTCCTCGCAGTAAACCAGGATACCCTTGAGCGGTCCCTCGGCGGCTTTTTTGAGGGCGGCGTTGACTTCTTCGATACTCGTGTTCTTTTTGCTGGTAAAGACCAGATCGACAAGAGAAACGTTGGGCACCGGAACACGGATGGCCAAGCCGTCGAGCTTGCCCTTGAGCTGGGGGAGTACTTCGCTTACGGCCTTGGCCGCGCCGGTTGTGGTGGGGATCATGGACATGGCGGCGGCCCGGGCGCGCCGCAGATCCTTATGCGGCAGGTCGAGAATACGCTGGTCGTTGGTGTAGGCGTGAATGGTGGTCATCATGCCTTTTTCAATGCCGAAAGCCTCGTCCATGACTTTGGCCACCGGGGCCAGACAATTGGTGGTGCAAGAGGCATTGGAGATGATGTGATGTTTGGCCGGATCATAACTGTCTTCATTGATGCCCATGCACAGCGTCACATCGGGACCCTTGGCGGGGGCGGTGATAATGACCTTGGAGGCACCGGCGTCGATATGTTTATGGGCGCCCGCGTGGTCGGCAAAAATGCCGGTCGCTTCGATGACGATCTTGACGCCGAGTTCCTTCCAGGGCAGCTTGGCTGGATCTTTTTCCGCGTAGACGTTAAGGGTTTTTCCGTTGACCCGCAGGCCCTTTTCGGTTGCTTCGACCTGGGCGTCAAACGTGCCGTGGACGGAGTCGTACTTGAGCAGATGAGCCAGAGTTTCCGGATCAGTCAGGTCGTTGACCGCGACGATTTCGATTTCCCGGCTGCCCTGTGCTGCACGAAAGACATTGCGTCCGATGCGGCCAAATCCGTTGATTGCTACCTTGACTGCCATGTAAGCGACCTCCTTGAGAATGATGAAAAGTGCTGGCGACATGAGAAGTAAATGGGCTTGGCCGTGAAAATGCCGGCAACCTGCCCACAAAATTAACCATGAAAATCTACAACAGTTTGAGCAAAAGGCAAATCCCGAATTTGCAAAGACGGGCAAAAGTTGGCTGGAGTTGGCCGTGAGTGAGAGGATTTTATTCTTGCCGAATCGGTTAATTTCAGGTATATAGGGCACCGCTTCGTGTGCTGTGCAAGTGGGTTTGCACAGCACGTTGCATTTAAGGGGAGAAACTCTTTGCGGGTCTGTCTGATCGCCAGCGGCAGCAAGGGAAATGCCATCTATCTTGAAAGCCGGGACAGCCGGATTCTGATCGATGCCGGACTCTCCGCCCGGGAACTGACGCGTCGTCTGGCGCTGGTCGGAGTGGACAGTGCTTCCCTGAATGCGATTTTTGTCTCTCATGAACACGGCGACCACGTGCGGGGCGTCGGACCTTTATCTCGTCGCTACGGCGTGCCGGTTCATGTCAATCCC
The Geoalkalibacter ferrihydriticus DSM 17813 DNA segment above includes these coding regions:
- a CDS encoding DUF3015 family protein, giving the protein MKKLIVSVCAAATMVAVSSFAFADPYGTAGCGLGSVLFKDQPGGVQIFAATTNGTFGNQTFGITTGTLNCGDPIWVTGSAEMKQFVAHNMDALAMDIAAGSGETLDAFAELMQVPADQRAEFAASLQQNFAQVFTSENVVMAEVIDNAALLTH
- the secG gene encoding preprotein translocase subunit SecG, which encodes MTTFLIFLHILVSFAIIIIVLLQPGKGASIGASFGAGSSGTVFGAAGAGSFLGKLTGAAAVIFMLTSLTLSYFSGRPDAGSIMPEIVTPTQQVMPIPEQPLPPGTVPTQEAAPIETPPAADN
- the tpiA gene encoding triose-phosphate isomerase, translating into MRKPLIAGNWKLHKTIPEALDLIEALKKDLADKTDIEIVVAPVFTALVPVAQAVKSSNIALAAQNCYCENSGAFTGEVSPALLKDAGCSHVIVGHSERRQLFGENDELINRKLKAVLAEDLIPIFCIGETLEEREKDEMMDVLKRQVTVGLNGLSETEMFKVVVAYEPVWAIGTGKVASTDQAQEAHAFVRGLLAGLFSTPVAEQVRILYGGSVKPDNVDGLMAQTDIDGTLVGGASLKAADFIRIARFEKM
- a CDS encoding phosphoglycerate kinase, whose product is MSRKMTLEDVDFSGKRVFCRVDFNVPLNDRQEIEDDTRITAALPTLRYIVDHGGRLILASHLGRPKGKPEDKYSLAPVAPYLAKLLGRPVAMAKDCVGPTVIALTNEMNDGDVLLLENMRFHPGEEKNDSAFSRELAQLADIYVNDAFGTAHRAHASTEGVARLLQPAVAGYLMGKELEYLSGALADPKRPFVAVIGGAKVSDKISVIENLLNKVDTLIIGGGMAYTFLRSQGVDVGKSLVEEDRIELAGRLVEQAKQKGVNLLLPQDHVIAREFKADADHKICDNTDFEPDWMALDIGPLTISGYEKALREAATVVWNGPMGVFEFDAFAKGTFAVARTLAEAKATTIIGGGDSVSAVKKAGLEDKMSHISTGGGASLELLEGKDLPGVAALTNK
- the gap gene encoding type I glyceraldehyde-3-phosphate dehydrogenase, whose amino-acid sequence is MAVKVAINGFGRIGRNVFRAAQGSREIEIVAVNDLTDPETLAHLLKYDSVHGTFDAQVEATEKGLRVNGKTLNVYAEKDPAKLPWKELGVKIVIEATGIFADHAGAHKHIDAGASKVIITAPAKGPDVTLCMGINEDSYDPAKHHIISNASCTTNCLAPVAKVMDEAFGIEKGMMTTIHAYTNDQRILDLPHKDLRRARAAAMSMIPTTTGAAKAVSEVLPQLKGKLDGLAIRVPVPNVSLVDLVFTSKKNTSIEEVNAALKKAAEGPLKGILVYCEEPLVSRDFNGSSASSSVDALSTNVIAGNLVKVMSWYDNEWGYSCRVLDLTKLIATK